A genomic region of Gemmata massiliana contains the following coding sequences:
- a CDS encoding reverse transcriptase family protein, translating into MTTQQRFVQNLAAGMLAGEWTAAGIRESVYRATGRRFAWGPALAKRLLNAHATAPTFPTLLATLTADAGFQRGLTVLASARNADNRFPVWHLFSAPAPPPLPRPQWAAELPDLPNEPALAEWLGVSLERLLWLADTKSRNTGHRPGSVRTYRARWVPKTHGRARLLEVPIPALMRAQRKILAELLNLVPAHPAVHGFRPGHSAITNAAQHCGRACVIRFDLTDFFPSIPVGRIFRMFLTLGYSEPVARLFGCLCTTRLPAEDWNRRPNPRNDSSEYQTQTRLASRHVPQGAPTSPALANLTAYRLDCRLAGLASACGATYSRYADDLTFSGDDTLRRSAARLARRVALIVVEEGFALNRGKTRVQGRGERQLVTGVVVNVRPNIPREDFDQLKAILTNCVRHNPATQNRTNHPDFRAHLAGRIAHVASVNPTRGRKLWATFDRIVWDTNSAQS; encoded by the coding sequence ATGACCACTCAGCAACGATTCGTGCAAAACCTCGCGGCCGGGATGCTCGCGGGAGAGTGGACAGCGGCGGGAATCCGCGAGTCGGTTTATCGGGCAACCGGGCGCCGATTCGCCTGGGGGCCAGCACTTGCGAAGCGCCTTCTCAACGCACACGCGACGGCTCCCACCTTCCCCACACTTCTTGCCACTCTCACCGCCGATGCCGGTTTTCAGCGCGGGTTAACGGTACTCGCGTCTGCCCGAAACGCGGACAATCGTTTCCCAGTGTGGCACCTGTTCTCAGCGCCGGCACCGCCCCCACTCCCGCGCCCTCAATGGGCCGCAGAACTGCCCGATCTGCCGAACGAACCCGCGCTAGCCGAATGGCTCGGGGTATCGCTCGAGCGCCTACTCTGGCTCGCGGATACGAAGAGCCGCAATACGGGACACCGCCCCGGTTCGGTACGCACCTACCGAGCGCGATGGGTGCCCAAAACACACGGTCGGGCGCGGCTATTGGAGGTGCCCATTCCCGCTCTCATGCGCGCCCAACGAAAGATCCTCGCCGAACTACTGAATCTTGTCCCGGCGCACCCCGCCGTACACGGTTTCCGACCGGGCCACTCCGCGATCACGAACGCGGCGCAGCACTGCGGACGCGCCTGTGTGATCCGCTTCGACCTCACAGACTTTTTCCCTTCAATCCCGGTCGGGCGCATCTTCCGAATGTTCCTCACGCTGGGTTATTCCGAACCCGTCGCGCGACTGTTCGGGTGCCTCTGCACCACGCGGCTCCCGGCCGAAGACTGGAACAGGCGCCCCAACCCGCGCAACGACAGCTCCGAATACCAAACCCAAACTCGACTGGCCTCCCGACACGTGCCCCAAGGCGCGCCGACCTCACCCGCACTCGCGAACCTGACGGCCTACCGCCTCGATTGCCGACTCGCGGGCCTCGCGTCCGCGTGCGGTGCCACGTATTCGCGGTACGCAGACGACCTGACCTTCTCTGGTGACGACACGTTGAGGCGTTCGGCCGCACGGCTCGCCCGCCGAGTAGCGCTCATCGTGGTCGAGGAAGGCTTCGCCCTGAATCGCGGGAAAACGCGCGTGCAAGGGCGCGGTGAGCGCCAGCTCGTAACCGGTGTGGTCGTCAACGTGCGCCCGAACATTCCCCGCGAGGATTTCGACCAGTTGAAGGCGATTCTCACGAACTGCGTGCGCCACAACCCTGCAACCCAAAACCGCACGAACCATCCCGATTTTCGTGCTCACCTCGCGGGGCGGATCGCTCACGTCGCGTCTGTGAACCCGACCCGCGGCCGGAAACTGTGGGCCACCTTCGACCGCATCGTGTGGGACACTAATTCCGCCCAATCGTGA
- the hemL gene encoding glutamate-1-semialdehyde 2,1-aminomutase has product MLDLSTARPASAAAFDRAKAVIPGGVNSPARAFGGVGGNPLFIARADGPFLYDLDGNRYLDFIGSWGPMILGHCHPAVVEATIAAVKNGSSYGAPCELETRLAEMVIDAVPSVEMVRFVSSGTEATMSAIRLARGFTGRDLVIKFAGCYHGHVDSLLVSAGSSALTLGVPNSPGVPVGCTQDTIVLKFNDTAALAEVFAAKGDKIAGVILEPIVGNMGLVPPTAEFRRELRRLTQAHGALLIYDEVMTGFRLGYGGAQELLGDKPALSCFGKIIGGGSPVGAYGGRAGIMKKIMPAGPVFQAGTLSGNPVAMAAGIATLNELKVNPPYARLEEQSKRIGEGLLKAATSANVPVQFNRVGSMWTLFFTNTPVSDLDTAKTSDTKRFGRFFWEMMDRGVYLPCSQFEAAFTCGAMTDEHIATTIQAGAESLQAVAKG; this is encoded by the coding sequence ATGCTCGATCTCTCCACCGCCCGCCCTGCAAGTGCCGCCGCGTTCGATCGTGCTAAAGCGGTGATCCCCGGGGGCGTGAACAGCCCGGCCCGCGCGTTCGGCGGGGTCGGCGGGAACCCGTTGTTCATCGCGCGCGCGGACGGACCGTTTCTCTACGACCTCGACGGCAACCGGTACCTCGACTTCATCGGTTCGTGGGGACCGATGATTTTGGGGCACTGTCACCCGGCCGTGGTCGAAGCGACGATCGCCGCGGTGAAGAACGGCTCCAGCTACGGTGCGCCGTGTGAACTCGAAACGCGGCTCGCCGAAATGGTGATCGATGCGGTGCCGTCGGTGGAGATGGTGCGGTTCGTTTCCAGCGGCACCGAAGCGACGATGAGCGCGATTCGGCTCGCGCGCGGGTTCACCGGGCGCGACCTCGTCATCAAGTTCGCCGGGTGCTACCACGGGCACGTCGATTCGCTCCTGGTCTCCGCCGGGTCCAGCGCGCTCACGCTCGGCGTCCCGAACAGCCCCGGCGTCCCGGTCGGCTGCACGCAGGACACGATCGTCCTGAAGTTCAACGACACCGCTGCGCTCGCCGAGGTGTTCGCCGCGAAGGGGGACAAGATCGCGGGGGTGATCCTCGAACCGATCGTCGGCAACATGGGGCTCGTCCCGCCTACCGCGGAGTTCCGCCGCGAACTGCGCCGGCTCACGCAGGCACACGGCGCGCTGCTCATTTACGACGAAGTGATGACCGGGTTCCGGCTCGGGTACGGCGGCGCGCAGGAGCTGCTCGGCGACAAGCCGGCCCTTTCGTGCTTCGGCAAGATCATCGGCGGCGGGTCCCCCGTCGGGGCCTATGGCGGGCGCGCGGGCATCATGAAGAAGATCATGCCCGCCGGGCCCGTGTTCCAGGCCGGTACGCTCTCGGGCAACCCGGTCGCGATGGCCGCCGGGATCGCAACGCTGAACGAACTGAAAGTGAATCCGCCCTATGCGCGGCTCGAAGAACAGAGCAAGCGTATCGGCGAGGGGCTGTTGAAGGCTGCGACGAGCGCGAACGTGCCGGTGCAGTTCAACCGCGTCGGGAGCATGTGGACACTGTTCTTCACTAACACGCCCGTGAGCGACCTCGACACCGCGAAGACGAGCGACACGAAGCGGTTCGGCCGGTTCTTCTGGGAAATGATGGACCGCGGTGTGTACCTGCCGTGCAGCCAGTTCGAGGCCGCGTTCACGTGCGGCGCGATGACGGACGAGCACATCGCGACGACGATTCAGGCCGGTGCGGAGAGCCTTCAAGCCGTCGCCAAAGGGTGA
- a CDS encoding fused DSP-PTPase phosphatase/NAD kinase-like protein, which produces MRIVLQWVLGAFVVVVVLGPPFALYRAQYIHAKRFHEVESGRLYRSGQMTASGFREFIARHGIKTVVNLQHEEPDPLLPDNWLGKGKVRESELCKELGVGYKLITPDILPPGNTLETEPPAVKEWISLLDDEKNYPILLHCMAGLHRTGRLTAIYRMEYHGWSTGEALREARANGYGFVAASEGDNFVIQFIQNYKPRSKSERAVTGAAWQVVGGALGAGGPRP; this is translated from the coding sequence ATGCGGATCGTATTGCAGTGGGTTCTCGGTGCGTTCGTGGTGGTGGTCGTCCTCGGCCCGCCGTTCGCGCTGTACCGCGCCCAGTACATCCACGCGAAGCGGTTTCACGAGGTCGAATCGGGCAGACTCTACCGGTCCGGACAGATGACCGCCAGTGGATTCCGGGAGTTCATCGCGCGCCACGGCATCAAGACCGTGGTGAACCTCCAGCACGAGGAGCCCGACCCGCTGCTGCCAGACAACTGGCTCGGTAAGGGAAAAGTGCGCGAGAGCGAACTGTGTAAGGAACTCGGCGTGGGGTACAAACTCATCACGCCCGATATTCTCCCGCCCGGCAACACGCTCGAAACGGAGCCGCCGGCCGTGAAGGAGTGGATCTCGCTGCTCGACGACGAGAAGAACTACCCCATTCTGTTGCACTGCATGGCCGGGCTGCACCGCACCGGTCGGCTCACCGCGATCTACCGGATGGAGTACCACGGCTGGTCCACGGGCGAGGCCCTGCGCGAGGCGCGCGCGAACGGGTACGGGTTCGTTGCGGCGAGCGAGGGCGACAATTTCGTGATCCAGTTCATCCAGAACTACAAACCGCGCTCGAAGAGCGAACGCGCGGTGACGGGCGCCGCGTGGCAGGTGGTCGGGGGGGCGCTGGGCGCCGGAGGGCCGCGCCCGTGA
- a CDS encoding serine/threonine protein kinase, which translates to MLIGQQIGPFEIEKELGSGAMGTVYRAKFHRSAEKVVPVALKVVALGLLGNEGAMARFEREANILKQLRHPHIVRLIAHGKINKANPYIAMEFIDGEALDRILARRGKLGWEEVVSYGKQLAEALQYAHDKGIIHRDLKPSNLMITRDGAMKLTDFGIAKDTDVTALTGANSTIGTAAYMSPEQCKGDRNLSNKSDLYSLGIVFFELLTGRKPFAAETTVEMFLKHVNESAPRIGKMVNELPPKFESLILQLLEKDKDDRPVDAAWVARILGEIEEDAFARKSAGLAVAQVRTAKPMNQSGEKMDATDKDAARALRGKKKKTKKKVAVPLYEQTWVHALAIIAVLAAIGTGVYFALKPAGPEKMFAAIEKADSAGAKADAAKRFLEAHGSKGGELVDRAAAIFKAATVSDREKQLGNRNEKSALRKAADGDDQDAFDNAMQAIDAEKGGDLGLAEAFWTKVKGRFPEEGNLPYTVNDEVLPKARWGWVAEKRLLDIKTARAEFGKLQQKIKESRLYEQPMKFDSGNPETIALRVLRLKEFSDPEKAYRTCETLIALTEKDSEKHAWFLVGTSMRSNTSKGASDPIAVRLQHLTNALNEMDRAVKQLKEGPESPEQMVVERNVRTRCREVAELYDDETDDKVRAAVTRAAKIAESVPKKS; encoded by the coding sequence ATGCTGATCGGCCAGCAGATCGGCCCGTTTGAAATTGAGAAGGAACTGGGCAGCGGCGCGATGGGCACCGTGTACCGGGCCAAATTCCACCGCAGCGCCGAGAAGGTCGTTCCGGTCGCGCTGAAGGTCGTGGCGCTCGGGCTGCTCGGGAACGAGGGGGCGATGGCGCGCTTCGAGCGCGAGGCCAACATCCTCAAACAGCTCCGACACCCGCACATCGTCCGGCTGATCGCGCACGGGAAGATCAACAAGGCGAACCCGTACATCGCGATGGAGTTCATCGACGGCGAGGCCCTCGACCGGATTCTCGCGCGCCGCGGAAAGCTCGGGTGGGAAGAGGTCGTTTCATATGGGAAACAGTTGGCCGAAGCGCTCCAGTACGCACACGACAAGGGCATCATCCACCGCGACTTGAAGCCGTCCAACCTGATGATTACGCGAGACGGCGCGATGAAACTCACCGACTTCGGGATCGCGAAGGACACGGACGTAACCGCCCTCACCGGGGCGAACAGCACCATCGGTACGGCCGCGTACATGTCGCCCGAACAGTGCAAGGGCGACCGCAACCTGAGCAACAAGTCGGACCTCTATTCGCTCGGGATCGTGTTCTTCGAGCTGCTCACTGGGCGGAAGCCGTTCGCCGCGGAAACCACCGTCGAGATGTTCCTTAAGCACGTCAACGAGAGCGCCCCGCGCATCGGCAAGATGGTGAACGAGCTGCCGCCGAAGTTCGAGTCGCTCATCCTCCAACTGCTCGAAAAGGACAAGGATGACCGGCCGGTGGACGCGGCGTGGGTCGCGCGGATTCTGGGCGAGATCGAGGAAGACGCCTTCGCGCGCAAGAGCGCCGGGCTCGCGGTCGCCCAGGTGCGCACCGCGAAGCCGATGAACCAGTCCGGCGAGAAGATGGACGCGACCGACAAGGACGCCGCCCGCGCGCTGCGCGGCAAGAAGAAGAAAACCAAGAAGAAGGTCGCGGTTCCGCTTTACGAGCAGACGTGGGTTCACGCCCTCGCGATCATTGCGGTCCTCGCCGCGATCGGGACGGGGGTGTACTTCGCGCTGAAGCCGGCGGGACCGGAAAAGATGTTCGCCGCGATCGAGAAGGCGGACTCGGCCGGGGCGAAGGCCGACGCCGCGAAACGCTTCCTGGAAGCGCACGGTTCCAAGGGCGGCGAACTCGTGGACCGGGCCGCGGCAATCTTCAAGGCCGCAACGGTCAGCGATCGCGAGAAACAGTTGGGGAACCGGAACGAGAAATCGGCGCTGCGCAAGGCCGCCGACGGCGACGACCAGGACGCCTTCGACAATGCGATGCAGGCCATCGACGCCGAGAAGGGTGGCGACCTCGGTCTCGCCGAAGCATTCTGGACAAAGGTGAAGGGCCGGTTCCCGGAGGAGGGGAACTTGCCGTACACGGTAAACGATGAGGTGCTCCCGAAGGCGCGCTGGGGGTGGGTCGCGGAGAAGCGGCTCCTGGACATCAAGACCGCTCGCGCGGAGTTCGGGAAGCTGCAACAGAAGATCAAAGAAAGTCGGCTCTACGAGCAACCGATGAAGTTCGACTCCGGGAACCCAGAAACGATCGCGCTCCGCGTGCTGCGCCTCAAAGAGTTCAGCGACCCGGAAAAGGCTTATCGCACGTGCGAAACACTCATCGCGCTGACCGAAAAGGACAGCGAGAAGCACGCATGGTTCCTGGTCGGTACCAGCATGAGGAGCAACACGTCCAAGGGGGCGAGTGACCCGATCGCCGTGCGCCTCCAGCACCTCACCAACGCGCTGAATGAGATGGACCGCGCCGTGAAGCAGCTCAAGGAAGGTCCGGAAAGCCCCGAGCAAATGGTCGTCGAGCGCAACGTGCGCACTCGGTGCCGCGAGGTCGCCGAACTATACGACGACGAAACCGACGACAAGGTACGTGCGGCCGTGACTCGCGCTGCCAAAATCGCGGAATCGGTCCCCAAGAAATCCTAA
- the glmM gene encoding phosphoglucosamine mutase, whose product MAVPSDLIVSVSGIRGIVGAGLTAEATARFAAAYGSTVAGKRVILSRDGRPSGEMLRHAVMSGLLGAGCTVEDIGIAPTPTCGFAVRQSNAAGAIQITASHNPAPWNGLKMFGPDGSVLPAGAGQIIRALYETGDFARSAWDGIGSVSVPPDVSADHARAVLDTISVAAVAGQRFRVFLDANAGAGGPLGTRLLADLGCDVIQYGCEPTGQFAHEPEPIPANLTEVAPWVQQHECALGFVLDPDSDRLALIDETGTCVSEEATLALAVKYRLRQQRGPVVVNMSTSRMNEDVATAAGCPFYRSAVGEANVVGLMRDTNAVIGGEGNGGVIDPRIGWVRDPFIGMASILSLMAEEKKPFSQLVAELPKYAMLKTKFTVSRERLPGALAALEARWPDAEINRIDGLRLDGADWWLHVRGSNTEPVVRVIAEAPTAERSEQLCREAGAVVTGG is encoded by the coding sequence ATGGCGGTTCCGTCCGATCTGATCGTGTCCGTGTCCGGAATCCGTGGAATCGTCGGCGCCGGGCTGACGGCCGAGGCCACGGCGCGGTTCGCCGCCGCGTATGGCTCCACGGTCGCCGGGAAGCGCGTCATCCTGTCGCGCGACGGCCGGCCCAGCGGCGAAATGCTGCGCCACGCGGTCATGTCGGGGTTGCTCGGGGCCGGATGCACTGTGGAAGACATCGGGATCGCTCCGACCCCAACGTGCGGGTTCGCGGTGCGCCAGTCGAACGCGGCCGGCGCGATTCAGATCACCGCGAGCCACAACCCGGCGCCGTGGAACGGGCTGAAAATGTTCGGCCCGGACGGGTCCGTGCTCCCGGCCGGCGCGGGACAGATCATCCGCGCCCTGTACGAAACCGGGGACTTCGCGCGGTCCGCGTGGGACGGCATCGGGAGCGTCAGCGTCCCGCCGGACGTGAGCGCCGATCACGCCCGCGCGGTGCTGGACACGATCAGCGTCGCGGCGGTCGCGGGCCAACGGTTCCGCGTGTTCCTCGACGCGAACGCGGGCGCGGGTGGGCCGCTCGGCACGCGCCTGCTGGCCGACCTCGGGTGCGACGTGATCCAGTACGGCTGCGAACCGACCGGGCAGTTCGCCCACGAACCTGAGCCGATCCCGGCCAACCTCACCGAAGTGGCCCCCTGGGTGCAACAGCACGAGTGCGCCCTGGGCTTCGTGCTCGATCCGGATTCGGACCGGCTCGCGCTCATCGATGAAACCGGGACGTGCGTGAGCGAGGAAGCCACACTCGCGCTCGCGGTGAAGTACCGGTTGCGCCAGCAGCGCGGCCCGGTGGTCGTGAACATGTCCACGTCGCGCATGAACGAGGACGTCGCGACCGCGGCCGGGTGCCCGTTCTACCGCTCCGCGGTGGGCGAGGCGAACGTGGTCGGCCTCATGCGCGACACGAACGCGGTCATCGGCGGCGAGGGCAACGGGGGCGTCATCGACCCGCGCATCGGCTGGGTGCGCGACCCGTTCATCGGGATGGCGTCCATCCTGAGCCTGATGGCCGAAGAGAAGAAGCCGTTCTCGCAACTCGTGGCCGAATTGCCCAAGTACGCGATGCTCAAGACGAAGTTCACCGTTTCGCGCGAGCGCCTGCCCGGCGCGCTGGCTGCACTGGAAGCGCGCTGGCCGGACGCCGAGATCAACCGCATCGACGGGTTGCGGCTCGACGGGGCAGACTGGTGGCTGCACGTCCGCGGGAGCAACACCGAGCCGGTGGTCCGTGTGATCGCCGAAGCGCCCACCGCCGAGCGCTCGGAGCAACTCTGCCGCGAGGCCGGGGCGGTCGTTACGGGTGGGTAA
- a CDS encoding LptF/LptG family permease — protein MTAIDRMFLITFVRSYLIVLISLISLFIVIDVFTHLDDFVNKPGGFAASVRHIATYQGNRVPELFDLLGNFITLIGAAFTVAWMQRNNELLPLLSAGVPTRRAVRPVLLGAAVTLALGPLNQQFVIPEVADQLTMQRDDPNQAKAQAIMGAYDASGIHFEGFAGYRKELKVERMCVTFPETSPSGMLHLFAEKAHFIPKNGDDPLTGGWLLTQTTPESFEGDLPTNLTVLGTSRFFVKIQDADYDAVCRGGAWFIYASTTELRAMLIDPEPRRRGKMAVLFHTRMTRPFVGMLMVVFGIAVILWNPNRHVIISSGLCLATSAAVFLSVIACKYLGDQDVLPAALAAWLPVIVFGPPALVALDSVHT, from the coding sequence ATGACCGCCATCGATCGCATGTTCCTGATTACGTTCGTCCGGTCCTACCTGATCGTGCTGATCAGTTTGATCTCGCTGTTCATCGTGATCGACGTGTTCACGCACCTCGACGACTTCGTGAACAAGCCGGGCGGGTTCGCGGCGTCCGTCCGCCACATCGCGACGTACCAGGGGAACCGCGTACCGGAACTGTTCGACCTGCTGGGTAACTTCATCACGCTCATCGGGGCCGCGTTCACGGTGGCCTGGATGCAGCGGAACAACGAACTGCTGCCGCTCCTGTCCGCGGGCGTGCCGACGCGCCGGGCCGTGCGGCCGGTGCTGCTCGGTGCGGCCGTTACGCTCGCGCTCGGGCCGCTGAACCAACAGTTCGTGATCCCCGAAGTGGCCGACCAATTGACGATGCAGCGCGATGACCCGAACCAGGCGAAGGCCCAGGCGATAATGGGCGCCTACGACGCCAGCGGCATCCACTTTGAGGGGTTCGCCGGGTACCGCAAAGAGCTAAAAGTCGAGCGGATGTGCGTCACGTTCCCGGAGACTTCGCCCAGCGGGATGCTGCACCTGTTCGCCGAGAAAGCGCACTTCATCCCCAAGAACGGGGACGACCCGCTCACCGGCGGATGGCTCCTGACCCAGACCACGCCCGAATCGTTCGAGGGCGACCTGCCGACCAACCTCACGGTGCTGGGCACCAGCCGGTTCTTCGTCAAAATTCAGGACGCGGACTACGACGCGGTGTGTCGCGGGGGGGCGTGGTTCATCTACGCATCCACCACGGAACTGCGTGCGATGCTCATCGACCCAGAACCGCGGCGCCGGGGAAAAATGGCCGTGCTGTTCCACACCCGCATGACGCGCCCGTTCGTCGGGATGCTGATGGTGGTGTTCGGGATAGCGGTGATCCTGTGGAACCCGAACCGGCACGTCATCATCAGTTCGGGCCTGTGTCTCGCGACCTCCGCTGCGGTGTTCCTGTCTGTGATCGCGTGTAAGTACCTGGGAGACCAGGACGTGCTACCCGCGGCGCTGGCCGCGTGGCTCCCCGTTATCGTCTTCGGCCCACCCGCGCTCGTTGCGCTCGACTCCGTTCACACATAA
- a CDS encoding leucine-rich repeat domain-containing protein has product MIFQPEAFAQLVRNPFPALESLKLNNVRLRAREATQLAGAAFTTTLKELLLDNCELGVAGVEALVATRFPVLTTLDLSRNRLGSRGGIALANAAPSFLVLTTLKLWDNKLNSDAVTALADNPLLANLTELDLNSNKIGPAGAIALANSKYLKHLKTFTVDEKTVGKKGKQALLDRFGEDVISWR; this is encoded by the coding sequence GTGATATTCCAGCCGGAGGCGTTCGCACAGTTGGTACGGAATCCGTTCCCCGCACTGGAGTCACTGAAACTCAACAACGTTCGGCTCCGTGCGAGAGAAGCGACTCAACTCGCAGGGGCCGCGTTCACCACAACGCTCAAGGAACTGCTTCTTGACAACTGCGAATTGGGTGTCGCCGGGGTTGAAGCACTTGTGGCGACTCGCTTCCCGGTCCTCACGACACTCGATCTGTCGCGCAACCGGCTGGGGAGCCGCGGTGGAATCGCACTCGCGAACGCGGCCCCGAGCTTCCTCGTGCTCACCACACTGAAACTTTGGGACAACAAATTGAACTCGGATGCGGTCACGGCCCTCGCGGACAATCCGCTTCTCGCGAACCTCACGGAACTCGATCTCAACAGCAACAAAATCGGCCCCGCCGGTGCAATAGCGCTCGCGAACTCGAAGTACCTCAAGCACCTCAAAACATTCACCGTGGACGAGAAGACCGTGGGCAAGAAGGGGAAACAAGCGCTCCTCGACCGGTTCGGCGAGGACGTTATCAGTTGGAGGTAG
- a CDS encoding outer membrane protein assembly factor BamB family protein yields the protein MKARAVVLVVGITTILGLGGFIAYQSPWVRSLLARSSVDPVELERGMNAPQRNHQAADAATGSPQWRGASRSGVAPVGSFRTDWDKKKPKELWRQPIGGGYGSCAVVGGKLYVQDRQGSTERVVCLDAETGKSVWDYAYEAGQAGNDSTYAIGPRATPTVIGNTVYAVGGSGKLLVLDVENSAAKLKWEHDLLPEFQAPMPQWGVACSPLVLGDLVIVMPGGKNAAVVAFDKNSGEVKWRAGSNPPGYSSPIAANIGGQATVFAFLGDALLAVRPTDGAVTDSFNWGTRFSGNIATPVVVDDEYVFISSAYEMGCALLRAEKRGDEVKLVKVYENRGRAFQSHHATSVFKDKHLFGVDGTRGARGLTCIEFMTGKTVPDWEWAESGQASVILAGDHLILQTERGDLCLVEANPKEFNLIAKIPKVLSGNNNWATPTLVNGLLYVRDEQKVLCFDVRP from the coding sequence ATGAAGGCCCGCGCCGTCGTTCTCGTCGTCGGAATCACCACGATCCTGGGACTCGGCGGGTTCATCGCGTACCAGAGCCCGTGGGTGCGCTCCCTGCTCGCACGCAGCTCGGTCGATCCCGTCGAACTCGAACGCGGCATGAACGCGCCGCAGCGCAACCACCAGGCCGCGGACGCCGCCACCGGCTCCCCGCAGTGGCGCGGGGCGTCGCGCTCGGGTGTCGCGCCGGTCGGATCGTTCCGGACCGACTGGGACAAGAAGAAGCCGAAGGAGTTGTGGCGCCAACCGATCGGCGGCGGGTACGGGTCGTGTGCGGTCGTCGGCGGGAAACTCTACGTTCAGGACCGTCAGGGCTCGACCGAGCGCGTCGTGTGTCTGGACGCGGAAACCGGCAAGTCGGTCTGGGATTACGCTTACGAAGCCGGACAAGCCGGCAACGACAGCACCTACGCGATTGGCCCGCGTGCCACACCAACCGTGATCGGGAACACGGTGTACGCGGTCGGCGGGTCGGGCAAGTTGCTCGTGCTCGACGTCGAAAACAGCGCGGCGAAGCTGAAGTGGGAACACGACCTTCTGCCCGAGTTCCAGGCGCCGATGCCGCAATGGGGCGTGGCGTGCTCACCGCTCGTTCTCGGTGACTTGGTCATCGTGATGCCGGGCGGCAAGAACGCCGCAGTTGTCGCGTTCGACAAGAATTCGGGCGAGGTGAAGTGGCGCGCCGGTTCTAACCCACCGGGTTACAGTTCGCCCATCGCCGCGAACATTGGCGGGCAAGCGACCGTGTTCGCGTTCCTGGGCGACGCGCTCCTGGCGGTGCGCCCCACCGACGGCGCGGTGACCGACAGCTTCAATTGGGGCACGCGGTTCAGCGGGAACATCGCAACGCCCGTCGTCGTTGACGACGAGTACGTTTTTATTTCGTCGGCTTACGAAATGGGTTGCGCGCTGTTGCGGGCCGAGAAGCGCGGCGACGAAGTGAAGCTGGTGAAGGTCTACGAGAACCGCGGGCGCGCGTTCCAGAGCCACCACGCGACGAGCGTGTTCAAAGACAAGCACCTGTTCGGGGTCGACGGCACACGCGGCGCACGCGGACTCACGTGCATCGAGTTCATGACCGGCAAAACGGTGCCGGATTGGGAATGGGCCGAGAGCGGGCAGGCGAGCGTGATCCTTGCCGGCGACCACCTCATTCTCCAAACGGAGCGCGGGGATTTGTGCCTGGTCGAGGCGAACCCGAAAGAGTTCAATCTGATCGCGAAGATCCCGAAGGTGTTGAGCGGGAACAACAACTGGGCCACGCCCACGCTCGTCAACGGCCTGTTGTATGTTCGCGACGAGCAGAAGGTGCTGTGCTTCGACGTGCGCCCGTAA